One part of the Treponema peruense genome encodes these proteins:
- a CDS encoding metallopeptidase TldD-related protein: MKENKLICKASYNFIEEKFSKNILTSQLDYQIQESINLVNHTIITETNFIALNSNTLRKSVYSKRNLFIHNTQSIFIHCDILINRIKSIINEAICIQNFILNNFCYSFFRLETTLNNFLTKSDLINKEIIEISKFESSEFILPKGFCIFSYEIIQKVIEALALSLNENYIKENAVFTTIPNFCIDESICLYDNPKLKNGRVYYKSTAIGFPSKTRKLICNGKIKSLLTEKHNLYKNIRTSSNEISFSNLEVKVKKKRFNEKVSYNFKYAANDFFIDIFTNRISGTIFGYELNNLERVYTKLDISITEFLSGVYSTGKYKIFNGHKLIEIIKWME, from the coding sequence ATGAAAGAAAATAAATTAATATGTAAAGCAAGTTATAACTTTATAGAAGAAAAATTTTCAAAAAATATACTAACTTCTCAATTAGATTACCAAATACAGGAATCTATTAATTTGGTAAATCATACCATAATAACCGAAACAAATTTTATTGCTTTAAACTCAAATACTTTAAGAAAATCTGTGTATTCAAAAAGAAATTTATTTATTCATAATACACAGAGTATATTTATTCATTGTGATATTCTGATAAATCGTATAAAAAGTATAATTAACGAAGCAATATGTATTCAAAATTTTATATTAAATAACTTCTGCTATTCATTTTTCCGTTTAGAAACAACATTAAATAATTTTCTTACTAAAAGTGACCTTATAAATAAGGAGATAATAGAAATTTCAAAATTTGAAAGCTCGGAATTTATTCTTCCCAAAGGATTTTGTATATTTTCATATGAAATAATTCAAAAAGTAATAGAAGCCTTGGCTTTATCTTTAAATGAAAATTATATAAAAGAAAATGCTGTTTTTACAACCATTCCAAATTTTTGTATTGACGAAAGTATCTGTTTGTATGATAACCCGAAATTAAAAAACGGAAGAGTTTATTATAAAAGTACAGCAATAGGTTTTCCTTCTAAAACTCGCAAACTGATTTGCAATGGTAAAATTAAATCTTTATTAACAGAAAAACATAATCTATATAAAAATATTCGTACTAGTTCCAATGAAATTTCATTTTCAAATTTAGAAGTAAAAGTTAAGAAAAAAAGATTTAATGAAAAAGTTTCTTATAATTTCAAATATGCCGCAAATGATTTTTTTATTGATATTTTTACAAACAGAATATCTGGCACTATTTTTGGTTATGAGTTAAATAATTTAGAAAGAGTTTATACAAAACTTGATATATCAATCACCGAGTTTTTATCAGGGGTTTATTCAACTGGTAAATATAAAATTTTTAATGGACATAAGTTGATTGAAATTATAAAATGGATGGAATAA
- a CDS encoding transposase, whose amino-acid sequence MWKKAVEKNEKKLDEKLRVFLKEVEEITDVENREYGNKDLAELGEDITVTSEEIKAVADKINKKLDEIADSINEESKDVKKKLKKAKRLIEKDYLPRKEKYEKANATFKGRNSYSKTDEDATFMRMKEDAMLNGQLKPGYNIQVGTENNFVIGYDVFPNPTDTRTLKPHLENVMNRLDCKFETIIADAGYGSEENYDYLEEKEIIGAIKYSTYEKETKRSFKKKTFNFENWNYDSNQKLYTCPAGNPVPYKKTVTKKNHSGYLQTYDVYQCDNCEGCPYRELCTKSEYGRMIQRNEHWLEQKSKVKNLLATDEYKKLMKKRSTECETVFGQIKDNQKFRRFHLRGSKKVGTEWGLLMLGYDFKQLARLS is encoded by the coding sequence GTGTGGAAAAAAGCAGTTGAGAAAAACGAAAAGAAACTGGATGAAAAACTCCGTGTATTCCTGAAAGAAGTTGAAGAAATAACAGACGTGGAAAACAGAGAATACGGCAACAAAGATCTCGCCGAACTTGGTGAAGACATTACCGTTACAAGTGAAGAAATCAAAGCTGTTGCAGACAAAATTAATAAGAAACTTGATGAAATTGCAGATTCAATCAACGAGGAATCAAAAGACGTTAAAAAAAAACTGAAAAAAGCAAAACGGCTGATTGAAAAAGACTATCTTCCAAGAAAAGAAAAATACGAAAAAGCAAATGCGACATTCAAGGGCAGAAACAGCTATTCAAAAACAGATGAAGACGCCACTTTTATGCGCATGAAAGAAGATGCAATGCTCAACGGACAGCTCAAGCCGGGTTATAACATTCAGGTCGGAACTGAAAATAATTTTGTAATTGGTTATGATGTATTTCCGAATCCAACAGATACAAGAACTCTGAAACCTCATCTTGAAAATGTAATGAACCGCCTGGACTGCAAATTTGAAACAATAATTGCCGATGCCGGTTATGGGAGTGAAGAAAATTATGATTATCTTGAAGAAAAAGAAATTATTGGAGCAATAAAATATTCAACTTACGAAAAAGAAACAAAGCGCAGTTTCAAAAAGAAAACATTCAATTTTGAAAACTGGAATTATGATTCAAATCAAAAACTGTATACCTGTCCGGCCGGAAATCCTGTTCCCTACAAAAAAACGGTAACAAAGAAAAATCATTCCGGTTATCTTCAAACTTATGATGTTTACCAGTGTGACAATTGTGAAGGCTGTCCTTACCGGGAATTATGTACAAAGTCAGAATATGGACGAATGATTCAAAGAAATGAACACTGGCTGGAACAAAAATCGAAAGTAAAAAATCTTCTCGCAACAGATGAATATAAGAAACTCATGAAAAAACGTTCGACAGAGTGTGAAACTGTCTTCGGTCAGATAAAAGACAACCAGAAATTCCGCAGATTTCATCTTCGCGGTTCAAAAAAAGTCGGAACAGAATGGGGTTTGTTGATGCTTGGTTATGATTTTAAGCAGCTTGCAAGACTGAGCTAA
- a CDS encoding ATP-binding cassette domain-containing protein produces MDGIMEKILEISNLDFSYKRKNVYENLNLSVNKGDVLGILGHNGAGKTTLFRLIGGILKPAGGSIKLFLNKGENIGFMPEGLGLYPRLSGKDNLELIFLRNNKNIDKNLIMQTLEEIKLKDSALTPIGEWSTGMKRRLSLIGALKSNTALCMLDEPFLGIDPVSQKIMLDYIKKIHSPEQTILVSCHDLNVIKQICNKIIIIKEGKIIKQTDSPDEISDIENIYFTLNKE; encoded by the coding sequence ATGGATGGAATAATGGAAAAAATACTTGAAATTTCGAATCTTGATTTTTCTTATAAGAGAAAAAATGTGTACGAAAACCTGAATCTTTCTGTTAATAAAGGTGATGTTTTGGGTATACTCGGACATAACGGTGCTGGAAAAACAACTTTATTCAGATTGATTGGGGGAATTTTAAAACCGGCAGGCGGAAGTATAAAATTGTTCCTAAATAAAGGCGAAAATATTGGATTTATGCCCGAAGGACTTGGTTTGTATCCGCGGCTTTCAGGCAAAGACAATCTTGAACTTATTTTTTTACGAAATAATAAAAATATTGATAAAAACCTAATAATGCAGACTCTGGAAGAAATCAAGTTAAAAGATTCAGCATTAACGCCAATAGGAGAATGGTCTACAGGAATGAAAAGAAGACTGTCACTTATTGGAGCCTTAAAATCAAATACAGCATTATGTATGCTTGATGAACCTTTTTTGGGTATAGATCCTGTCAGTCAAAAAATAATGCTTGATTACATAAAAAAAATTCATTCACCAGAACAGACAATACTTGTTTCATGCCATGACCTGAATGTAATTAAACAGATTTGCAATAAAATCATTATAATCAAAGAAGGAAAAATCATAAAACAGACAGATTCACCAGATGAAATCTCTGATATAGAAAATATCTATTTTACTCTGAATAAAGAGTAA
- a CDS encoding transposase: MSRGISDKITFKPYSQEERWLLPPSLDELIPQNHLVRTVSKTVDELNIEKIFAKYTKGGGASRYNPVMLLKVMIYCYMTGVYSSRQIAKQCRENINVMWLAGNQTPDFRTINKFRGEKLKDAIEEIFISTVKLLNIKGFVSLEKYLLTEQRLKALQTNILSCGKKQLRKTKRNWMKNSVYS; the protein is encoded by the coding sequence ATGAGCAGAGGCATAAGTGATAAAATCACATTCAAACCATACAGCCAGGAAGAAAGATGGCTGTTACCACCGAGTCTGGACGAGTTGATTCCGCAGAATCATTTAGTAAGAACTGTCAGCAAAACAGTAGATGAACTTAACATCGAAAAAATATTCGCAAAATATACAAAAGGTGGCGGAGCAAGCCGTTACAATCCGGTCATGCTTTTAAAAGTAATGATTTACTGCTACATGACAGGAGTTTATTCTTCACGCCAGATTGCAAAACAGTGCCGCGAAAATATCAATGTAATGTGGCTTGCCGGAAACCAGACTCCGGACTTCAGAACAATCAACAAATTCCGGGGAGAAAAACTGAAGGATGCAATCGAAGAGATTTTCATCTCAACCGTAAAACTTCTCAATATAAAAGGATTCGTCAGTCTTGAAAAATATTTGTTGACGGAACAAAGGTTGAAAGCGCTTCAAACAAATATACTTTCGTGTGGAAAAAAGCAGTTGAGAAAAACGAAAAGAAACTGGATGAAAAACTCCGTGTATTCCTGA
- a CDS encoding homocysteine S-methyltransferase family protein encodes MNYKNSATTNADQKKDFRQFLKSKISEGKCIFFDGGMGTMIQKTVAVKYAVPEDLNFYSPDSIENIHLMYLNAGCDIVTTNSFGANPIKLEHAAHSAEEYITKAVQIAHAAVQKHEAESSSTGAEQKPHYIAWDSGQIGKLMEPMGSLTFDEAYESYKKAAVTAEKAGADLALIETMSDLYEVKAAVLAIKENTFLPIIASMTFQPNLRTLTGADAETCVTYLESLGVDVLGFNCGGTLEEDEQLAQQYCTFSHIPVLVQPNAGLPVVIDGKDVFKTEPHEFALSQKKNFMTGAAVLGGCCGTTPAHIEEMVKVVSELTRTQNENKSDCARICSGNKTVRIGGTAGPVIVGERINPTGKKKCREALIAQNMDFILSEAQSQIEGGAHVLDVNTGLPEIDEAAMMLKAVRTIQSTFNTPLQIDSSEPHVIEKALRYYNGKPLVNSVNGKRESMDKIFPLIKKYGGAVVALCIDEDGIAPSAEGRVAVAKRIIAEAQKYGIQPRDIFIDTLTLTVSSEQKTALETVRAIKILHDEFSEQGLGFILGVSNISFGLPRRDIINSRFFMLALNAGLSACIINPASAQMMDTYRAYRTLAGFDLNCIDFINTYTGTLDPTTKKARDAVVEQALKNGTVRPAEENAQSANTVAAVPLTSSPQPSSATENSLSTEKCSSATDETELIKIIENGFKDRAAVVTERLLQNKKPVEIINGCIVPALDSVGKDFENGKKFLPQLLLSAETVGNSFSKIKENLAATGAKQESKGTIVLATVYGDIHDIGKNIVKAMLENYGYTVIDLGKNVPAQTIVDTVIKHNIQLVGLSALMTTTVANMEKTISLLKTTLSEHGRECAIVAGGAVLTEDYAKKIGADYYSKDAMETVAVAKKVFGK; translated from the coding sequence ATGAATTATAAAAACAGTGCAACAACAAACGCTGACCAAAAAAAAGATTTCAGGCAGTTTTTAAAATCAAAAATCAGCGAAGGAAAATGCATTTTCTTTGACGGCGGAATGGGAACCATGATTCAGAAAACGGTTGCCGTAAAATATGCCGTTCCCGAAGATTTGAATTTCTACAGCCCGGACTCAATAGAAAACATACATCTCATGTACCTTAACGCCGGATGTGACATCGTAACAACAAACTCATTCGGCGCCAACCCCATAAAACTCGAACATGCCGCACATTCAGCAGAAGAATACATCACAAAGGCCGTACAGATAGCGCACGCTGCAGTCCAAAAACATGAAGCAGAATCTTCAAGCACAGGCGCAGAACAAAAGCCGCACTACATCGCGTGGGACTCTGGGCAGATAGGAAAACTCATGGAACCGATGGGAAGTCTTACCTTTGACGAAGCCTACGAATCCTATAAAAAAGCCGCAGTCACCGCAGAAAAAGCCGGAGCCGATCTTGCACTTATAGAAACGATGAGCGACCTTTACGAAGTCAAAGCGGCAGTTCTTGCAATAAAAGAAAACACTTTCCTTCCCATAATTGCCAGCATGACTTTCCAGCCCAATCTGCGAACACTCACCGGAGCCGATGCCGAAACCTGCGTAACCTATCTTGAATCGCTCGGAGTAGACGTACTTGGGTTTAATTGCGGCGGCACTCTTGAAGAAGACGAACAGCTCGCACAACAGTACTGCACTTTTTCACACATACCTGTTCTCGTTCAGCCCAACGCGGGACTTCCTGTTGTCATAGACGGAAAAGACGTATTCAAAACAGAACCACATGAATTTGCCCTGTCGCAGAAAAAAAATTTTATGACGGGAGCGGCAGTTCTGGGAGGCTGCTGCGGAACAACGCCTGCACACATAGAAGAAATGGTAAAAGTCGTTTCAGAACTTACCCGCACCCAGAATGAAAACAAATCGGACTGCGCAAGAATATGTTCAGGAAACAAAACCGTAAGAATAGGCGGAACAGCAGGACCTGTCATTGTAGGAGAAAGAATAAATCCCACAGGAAAGAAAAAATGCCGTGAAGCACTTATCGCACAGAACATGGACTTTATTCTTTCAGAAGCCCAAAGCCAGATAGAAGGCGGGGCTCATGTACTGGACGTTAACACGGGACTTCCAGAAATTGACGAAGCTGCCATGATGCTCAAAGCCGTGCGCACAATCCAGTCAACATTCAACACACCGCTTCAGATAGACTCAAGCGAACCGCATGTAATAGAAAAAGCGCTCAGATACTACAACGGAAAACCACTTGTAAACAGCGTAAACGGAAAGCGCGAATCAATGGACAAAATATTTCCGTTAATAAAAAAATACGGGGGAGCAGTAGTTGCACTTTGTATTGACGAAGACGGAATAGCGCCGTCTGCAGAAGGACGGGTTGCAGTTGCAAAACGCATAATTGCCGAAGCCCAAAAATACGGAATACAGCCGCGCGATATTTTTATAGACACGCTTACGCTCACGGTAAGTTCAGAACAAAAAACTGCACTTGAAACAGTCAGGGCAATAAAAATTCTGCATGATGAATTTTCAGAGCAGGGACTGGGGTTCATTCTTGGCGTTTCAAACATTTCGTTCGGGCTTCCAAGACGCGACATAATAAACAGTCGTTTCTTTATGCTGGCCCTGAACGCAGGATTAAGCGCATGTATAATAAACCCGGCCAGCGCACAGATGATGGACACTTACAGGGCATACAGAACACTGGCTGGATTCGATTTGAACTGCATTGACTTCATTAACACATACACAGGTACACTGGACCCGACCACAAAAAAGGCACGTGACGCGGTGGTCGAGCAGGCTTTAAAAAACGGAACCGTAAGGCCGGCAGAAGAAAACGCGCAGTCCGCTAACACGGTGGCGGCAGTCCCCTTAACTTCCTCACCACAGCCCTCTTCTGCAACAGAAAATTCACTCAGCACAGAAAAGTGCTCTTCCGCAACCGATGAAACAGAGCTCATCAAAATAATAGAAAACGGCTTCAAAGACCGCGCCGCCGTCGTAACAGAACGGCTGCTTCAAAACAAAAAACCTGTAGAAATAATAAACGGTTGCATTGTTCCCGCACTGGACAGTGTAGGAAAAGATTTTGAAAACGGAAAAAAATTTCTTCCGCAGCTGTTGCTCAGTGCAGAAACAGTAGGAAACTCTTTTTCAAAAATAAAGGAAAATCTTGCCGCAACAGGAGCAAAACAGGAAAGCAAAGGTACAATTGTTCTTGCAACAGTTTACGGTGACATTCACGATATAGGAAAAAACATCGTAAAGGCCATGCTCGAAAACTACGGTTACACTGTCATTGACCTTGGAAAAAATGTACCTGCCCAGACCATAGTAGACACTGTAATAAAACACAATATACAGCTTGTAGGGCTAAGCGCACTTATGACCACAACCGTCGCCAACATGGAAAAAACAATCAGTCTTTTGAAAACAACACTTTCAGAACATGGAAGAGAATGCGCTATAGTTGCAGGAGGCGCTGTTCTTACAGAAGACTATGCAAAAAAAATAGGAGCAGACTATTACTCAAAAGATGCCATGGAAACAGTAGCAGTTGCAAAAAAGGTATTTGGAAAATGA
- the ilvB gene encoding biosynthetic-type acetolactate synthase large subunit: MIKATGSQIIVKLLELEGIKTVAGIPGGSILPLYDELNKSGINHILVRQEQAAGFIAQGMTRSTGIPAVCMATSGPGAMNLLTAIADARCDSVPIVAFTGQVNSALIGTDAFQEADTFGLSFPITKHSVMVKNALDLLTVVPQAFAIAVSGRPGPVLIDVPRDVQTAVVEFEDWPKIASVYEGKHSALAKKFCTPESEVPAVIETMAQTLAVAKKPVLYAGGGCNSSDASRAIAALLSVYDCAVVSSLMGIGAVPSSAKNNFGMLGMHGNYAANRAMHDADVVLAMGVRFDDRATGVISKFCPDAKILHIDIDAAEINKILPAYKALVKDVESAVPLLAEKVAAVCSVKGSGNEEAAAARKDWVSSLAEIFVQTKTVELGRPANLESVNPRAFIRSIPEFAAKAGVAAEDIIVTTDVGQHQMWSAQYYPVELPRQFLTSGSLGTMGFGLPVALGAAVANPQKRVVCISGDGSILMNIQELATLAELNLNVTVIVLQNGSLGMVRQQQEYLFDKNYSASIFKKVPDFMKVAAGFGIDAVDALADDKWYEKAFAAGPHFVKLGIDMQENVLPFVPAGKANIDAVR, translated from the coding sequence ATGATAAAAGCCACTGGTTCTCAGATAATTGTTAAACTTCTTGAATTGGAAGGAATTAAGACCGTTGCGGGAATTCCCGGCGGATCTATTTTGCCTTTGTATGATGAATTGAATAAAAGCGGAATAAACCATATTCTTGTACGACAGGAGCAGGCTGCAGGTTTTATTGCACAGGGTATGACGCGCTCTACCGGAATTCCTGCTGTCTGTATGGCAACAAGCGGACCGGGCGCAATGAATCTTCTGACTGCGATTGCCGATGCCCGCTGTGATTCCGTTCCTATTGTTGCATTTACCGGCCAGGTCAACAGCGCCCTTATCGGAACAGATGCTTTTCAGGAAGCCGATACATTCGGTCTGTCGTTTCCTATTACAAAGCACAGTGTTATGGTAAAAAACGCACTGGATCTTCTTACGGTTGTTCCGCAGGCTTTTGCTATTGCTGTAAGCGGAAGGCCGGGACCTGTTCTTATAGATGTGCCGCGTGATGTTCAGACTGCAGTTGTAGAATTTGAAGACTGGCCAAAAATTGCGTCTGTTTATGAAGGAAAGCATTCTGCCCTTGCAAAGAAATTCTGCACTCCCGAAAGTGAAGTTCCTGCTGTAATAGAAACTATGGCACAGACACTTGCGGTTGCAAAAAAGCCGGTTCTTTATGCCGGCGGCGGTTGTAATTCTTCTGATGCTTCTCGTGCGATTGCCGCTTTGCTTTCTGTTTATGACTGCGCAGTGGTTTCGAGCCTTATGGGAATAGGTGCTGTTCCGTCTTCTGCAAAAAACAATTTTGGTATGCTGGGAATGCACGGAAACTATGCTGCAAACAGGGCAATGCATGACGCCGATGTTGTGCTTGCAATGGGCGTGCGTTTTGATGACAGGGCAACCGGTGTTATTTCAAAATTCTGTCCTGATGCAAAAATTCTTCATATAGACATTGACGCAGCCGAAATAAATAAAATTCTTCCGGCGTACAAAGCGCTTGTAAAAGATGTAGAAAGTGCTGTTCCGCTTTTGGCAGAAAAAGTTGCCGCGGTCTGTTCTGTTAAGGGCAGCGGTAATGAAGAGGCTGCAGCCGCAAGAAAAGATTGGGTTTCTTCACTTGCAGAAATTTTTGTGCAGACAAAAACTGTTGAACTGGGCCGGCCTGCAAACCTTGAGTCTGTTAACCCAAGAGCGTTTATCCGTTCCATTCCGGAATTTGCTGCAAAGGCCGGTGTTGCCGCAGAGGATATTATTGTTACGACAGACGTAGGCCAGCACCAGATGTGGAGCGCACAGTATTACCCTGTTGAACTTCCGCGTCAGTTTCTTACAAGCGGTTCTCTTGGAACAATGGGATTTGGTCTTCCTGTTGCCTTGGGAGCGGCTGTTGCAAACCCGCAGAAGAGGGTAGTGTGCATTTCTGGTGACGGAAGTATTCTTATGAATATTCAGGAACTTGCTACCCTTGCCGAACTGAATCTTAATGTTACTGTAATTGTTCTTCAGAACGGTTCGCTGGGTATGGTAAGACAGCAGCAGGAATATCTGTTTGACAAAAATTACAGCGCAAGTATTTTTAAAAAGGTTCCGGACTTTATGAAAGTCGCCGCCGGTTTTGGAATAGATGCAGTTGATGCACTTGCAGATGACAAATGGTATGAAAAAGCCTTTGCCGCAGGTCCCCACTTTGTTAAGCTGGGAATTGACATGCAGGAAAATGTTCTGCCCTTTGTTCCCGCCGGAAAAGCAAATATAGACGCGGTGAGATAA
- a CDS encoding NFACT RNA binding domain-containing protein, whose product MSLNCNEINTILSELDLPGSFIQEIVQPGFDTLAFRIVNKGSVSTIIICTAPQACRINETRTRIPKNEKPLRFNEFLKSHIQGMRINSCRQIALDRIIKMDVSTWKERFFIYIRLWSGAANVIVTDEAGIIQDCMFRRPKKGEVTGGTFEIQEREATAEEKKEALQKFPVRTFDEITAEYSGKNTATHSAAGSAKKEQPLTFNRKVDIFYSEHAHILSRETLLAQAQKWYNVKHSKMEAALQRLLEKQNNFSDAAKLKHTGDLILSFGQDAKGGMLDCTDYDTGLEVHIKIDPSKSVQENAAVYYEQYKKAVSGQDALAHDIDMAKKTIAALDAQYNAMLNEKNVIKIEQMLRKDTKPKQKTEKPHAGLHYEIDGWTIIVGRTAAENDELLRHTVKGQDMWLHARDYAGGYVFIRARRDKTVPLDILLYAGNLAVYHSKARRNGQADLYYTQVKYLRRAKNGPKGLVLPTQEKNLLVKIDEQRLRKLDELEKSAQSI is encoded by the coding sequence ATGTCTCTTAACTGCAATGAAATAAACACTATTCTGAGCGAACTTGACCTTCCGGGTTCTTTTATTCAGGAAATTGTCCAGCCGGGGTTCGACACACTCGCATTCAGAATTGTAAACAAAGGAAGCGTTTCTACAATAATAATTTGTACGGCACCCCAAGCCTGCAGAATAAACGAAACACGCACGCGCATACCCAAAAACGAAAAACCGCTGCGCTTTAATGAATTTTTAAAATCACACATTCAGGGAATGAGAATAAATTCCTGCCGCCAGATTGCACTTGACCGCATAATAAAAATGGACGTTTCTACATGGAAGGAACGCTTTTTTATTTACATAAGACTCTGGTCGGGAGCAGCAAATGTTATCGTAACAGATGAAGCCGGAATCATCCAGGACTGCATGTTCCGCAGACCAAAAAAAGGTGAAGTAACAGGCGGAACTTTTGAAATTCAGGAAAGAGAAGCAACTGCCGAAGAAAAAAAAGAAGCGCTTCAAAAATTCCCGGTGCGTACCTTTGACGAAATTACAGCAGAATATTCCGGGAAAAATACAGCAACACATTCCGCAGCAGGTTCCGCAAAAAAAGAACAGCCGCTCACCTTTAACCGTAAAGTAGATATTTTCTATTCTGAACACGCACACATTCTTTCAAGAGAAACGCTGCTTGCACAGGCACAGAAATGGTACAACGTAAAGCACAGCAAAATGGAAGCAGCCCTCCAGAGACTTCTTGAAAAGCAGAATAACTTTTCTGACGCGGCAAAACTCAAGCACACCGGCGATCTTATTTTATCTTTCGGACAGGATGCCAAAGGCGGAATGCTCGACTGCACTGACTACGACACAGGACTTGAAGTTCACATAAAAATAGATCCTTCCAAAAGCGTTCAGGAAAATGCAGCCGTGTACTACGAACAGTACAAAAAAGCAGTTTCGGGACAGGATGCACTCGCGCATGATATTGATATGGCAAAAAAAACAATTGCCGCACTGGACGCGCAGTACAACGCAATGCTCAACGAAAAAAATGTCATAAAGATTGAGCAGATGCTCAGAAAAGACACAAAGCCCAAACAGAAAACAGAAAAACCGCATGCCGGTCTTCATTACGAAATTGACGGATGGACAATAATTGTAGGAAGAACCGCAGCAGAAAACGACGAACTTCTGCGCCACACCGTAAAAGGACAGGACATGTGGCTTCACGCAAGAGACTATGCAGGCGGTTACGTATTCATCAGGGCAAGGCGCGACAAAACAGTTCCGCTGGACATTCTTCTGTATGCCGGAAACCTTGCAGTATACCACTCGAAGGCAAGGCGCAACGGACAGGCAGATCTTTATTACACGCAGGTAAAATATTTAAGAAGGGCAAAAAACGGTCCAAAAGGGCTTGTTCTTCCAACGCAGGAAAAAAATCTTCTGGTTAAAATTGACGAACAGCGTCTAAGAAAACTGGACGAATTAGAAAAATCTGCACAATCAATATAG
- the metF gene encoding methylenetetrahydrofolate reductase [NAD(P)H], which translates to MKITNILKEKKVLLSFEIFPPKQQANFDNVVSAAKELSALNPDFMSITWGAGGTTKGNTVEIASKLIDFGTPALAHLTCVGNTKNEVEKVIAKMKANKIENVLALRGDIPQNSDSGSVLTEGLTHASDLVRILKDHGMCVGGACYPEGHPESANRQDDMDNLMYKVDSGVDFLTTQMFFDNNMLYSYLYRLQSRGIHVPVFAGIMPITNSSQVSRMIKLSSAYVPAKLLSICDKFEYKPEAMRQAGIAYATDQIIDLITNGVRGIHIYTMNKPSIAEDILKNIDSIIKASNEL; encoded by the coding sequence ATGAAAATAACAAATATTCTTAAAGAAAAAAAAGTTCTTCTGTCATTTGAAATTTTTCCTCCAAAGCAGCAGGCAAATTTTGACAACGTTGTTTCTGCGGCAAAAGAACTGAGCGCACTCAACCCTGACTTCATGAGCATAACATGGGGAGCAGGCGGAACAACAAAAGGCAACACTGTAGAAATCGCTTCAAAACTCATAGACTTCGGAACACCGGCACTGGCGCACTTAACCTGCGTAGGAAATACAAAAAACGAAGTAGAAAAAGTAATTGCCAAAATGAAAGCAAACAAAATAGAAAACGTACTTGCACTCCGCGGTGACATTCCGCAGAATTCAGATTCAGGCTCTGTACTTACAGAAGGTCTTACCCACGCAAGCGATCTTGTGCGCATACTCAAAGACCATGGCATGTGTGTAGGAGGAGCATGTTACCCCGAAGGACATCCCGAAAGCGCCAACAGACAGGACGACATGGACAATCTTATGTACAAAGTTGATTCCGGCGTAGACTTTCTTACAACACAAATGTTTTTTGACAACAACATGCTCTACAGTTATCTATACAGGCTTCAGAGCAGAGGAATACATGTTCCGGTATTTGCAGGAATAATGCCAATTACAAACAGCTCACAGGTAAGCAGAATGATAAAACTTTCTTCGGCATACGTTCCTGCAAAGCTTCTTTCAATCTGCGACAAATTTGAATACAAACCCGAAGCAATGAGACAGGCTGGAATAGCATACGCCACAGACCAGATTATTGATCTCATAACAAACGGCGTACGTGGCATTCACATTTACACAATGAACAAACCGTCAATAGCAGAAGACATTTTAAAAAACATAGACTCAATCATAAAGGCAAGCAATGAATTATAA